A single region of the Acinetobacter sp. WCHA45 genome encodes:
- a CDS encoding nicotinate-nicotinamide nucleotide adenylyltransferase, which produces MYTFDYLVFIGRFQPFHLAHLQTIEIALQQSQNVILALGSAQSERNIKNPFLAHEREQMILSNFSEDEQKRIHFVHVVDVYNDEKWVKQVKTLVNQVVQPNAKVGLIGHFKDESSYYLALFPEWQMVELDSLKDSISATPMREAYYRGEIQTEFFPKGTIEFLTEFKNTKVYVELQHKYLAGDKSNLDECF; this is translated from the coding sequence ATGTACACATTTGACTATCTTGTTTTTATTGGACGCTTTCAGCCTTTTCATTTAGCGCATCTACAAACTATTGAAATTGCATTACAACAAAGTCAGAACGTGATCTTGGCATTGGGTTCAGCGCAATCAGAACGGAATATCAAAAACCCATTTTTAGCCCATGAACGTGAGCAAATGATTCTGTCTAATTTTTCAGAAGATGAGCAGAAACGGATTCATTTCGTGCATGTGGTTGATGTGTATAACGATGAAAAATGGGTCAAACAAGTCAAAACATTGGTCAATCAAGTGGTTCAGCCAAATGCAAAAGTAGGTTTGATTGGTCACTTCAAAGATGAATCTTCGTATTATTTAGCTTTATTTCCAGAATGGCAGATGGTTGAGTTGGATAGTTTAAAAGATTCTATTTCAGCCACGCCTATGCGAGAAGCCTATTATCGGGGAGAGATTCAAACTGAATTTTTCCCTAAAGGCACGATTGAATTTTTGACTGAATTTAAAAATACAAAAGTCTATGTGGAATTGCAGCATAAATATCTTGCGGGTGATAAAAGTAATTTGGATGAATGTTTTTAA
- a CDS encoding peroxiredoxin, with protein MSENIELPNHTFSTTQGEVNLAELGSEWLVIYFYPKDSTPGCTTQAIGFSCLKDQFEGLNCQIFGVSRDSVKAHQNFTEKQALTIDLISDKEEVLCKHFDVIKEKNMYGKQVMGIERSTFIFHNKQLVKSYRKVKAAGHAEQVLEDLKALQGTSLRMRSIAPQDSNFDQC; from the coding sequence ATGTCTGAGAATATTGAATTACCGAATCATACTTTTTCAACTACACAAGGTGAAGTCAATCTTGCTGAGTTAGGCAGCGAATGGCTTGTCATTTATTTCTACCCCAAAGATTCAACCCCAGGTTGTACGACTCAAGCTATTGGATTTTCGTGTTTAAAAGATCAATTTGAAGGATTAAATTGTCAAATTTTTGGAGTCTCTAGAGATTCTGTTAAAGCACATCAAAATTTCACGGAAAAACAAGCGCTCACAATTGATTTAATTAGTGATAAAGAAGAAGTGTTATGCAAACATTTTGATGTCATCAAAGAAAAAAATATGTATGGCAAACAAGTCATGGGCATTGAGCGTTCAACTTTTATTTTTCACAACAAACAGTTAGTGAAAAGCTATCGCAAAGTTAAAGCTGCTGGTCATGCTGAACAAGTATTGGAAGATCTAAAAGCATTGCAAGGCACTTCATTACGCATGAGGAGCATCGCTCCGCAAGATTCTAACTTTGACCAGTGTTGA
- the purL gene encoding phosphoribosylformylglycinamidine synthase → MFIVAGASAHSSFKKAQLLNRLASMSSVQSFDSQWVYLFDQALNEQQHQSALQLLNDGQSFELRQAASDEIQILVTPRVGTISPWSSKATDIFQNCNTPVHRLERGLLFTLKGVTEITNEVKQVLHDRMTETVFAQIEDAKALFSETAPKPLNSIDILGQGKEALVKANNEFGFALSEQEIDYLTEAFTKLGRNPNDIELMMFAQANSEHCRHKIFGSEWTIDGEKQPLSLFQMIKNTYKESPTDVLSAYKDNASVIVGYDTMRFYPKADENGHFVYKYKSQAAHILMKVETHNHPTAISPFAGAATGSGGEIRDEGATGRGGKPKAGLTGFTVSNLNIPGFEQPWEDNYGKPSRMASPLQIMIEGPLGGAAFNNEFGRPALNGYFRTFEQNVNGEVKGFHKPIMIAGGYGNIRPDHVEKDAIQPGDLLIVLGGPAMLIGLGGGAASSVDSGTMGESLDFASVQRENPEMERRCQEVIDTCWRLEDFNPIVSVHDVGAGGLSNAMPELVNDHELGAVLNLRKIPSLEPGMSPMEIWSNEAQERYVLAIRPESLEQFEEICARERCPFAVLGEATEARHLTVEDPLFENNAVDIPMQVMLGGTPRMQRSYETIERKGNDFDASKVDLKDAIFRVLKNPTVASKSFLITIGDRSITGMVARDQMVGRWQVPVADAAVTTTSLQGFTGEAMAMGERPPVALLNPAASARLAVAEAITNIACANIEKISDIKLSANWMAAAGQKGEDQALFEGVKAIGMEMCPALGIAIPVGKDSLSMRTTWNDGEDKAVTSPMTGVITAFAPVLDVRKTLTPELKNLADSVLVRIDLSKGQFRLGGSILAQVYKAIGSVTPDVDSFDDFKAFFALIQDWNNRGVIKAYHDIGDGGLLATVAEMMFASRLGVALENQSTESLFAEEIGAVLQITAADWAQLEVEVAASSLKDTIAVVGRVNTTDQLVVNGLTLERAELQQAWAEVSHQIQRLRDNVETADQEFALIADKNHKGLIAQPTYDLNEPVEAPFINTRRPNMAILREQGVNGHVEMAAAFDKVGFNTIDVHMSDLLAGRVSLSDFEGLVACGGFSYGDVMGAGGGWAKSVLFNAKLRDQFEQFFHRENTFSLGVCNGCQMMSQLAPLIPGAEHWGRFHRNMSEVFEARAVNVRVEKSVSVLLEDMQGSILPIAVAHGEGRLVATEQQLAALNAENQVILRYVDSLGNPTQHYPLNPNGSPEAITGQTSKDGRATVMMPHPERNFRALQHSWKPEDWAEDGAWLRMFRNARKFIG, encoded by the coding sequence ATGTTTATCGTGGCCGGTGCATCAGCACATTCTTCTTTTAAGAAAGCTCAACTCTTAAACCGTTTAGCGTCAATGAGTTCTGTTCAATCTTTTGACAGCCAGTGGGTTTATTTGTTTGATCAAGCGCTCAACGAGCAGCAACATCAATCGGCATTACAACTTTTAAACGATGGTCAATCTTTCGAACTTCGCCAAGCTGCAAGTGATGAAATCCAAATTTTAGTAACTCCACGTGTTGGCACAATCTCTCCGTGGTCGTCTAAAGCAACTGATATTTTCCAAAACTGTAATACACCAGTACACCGTCTAGAACGTGGTCTTTTATTCACGTTAAAAGGTGTCACTGAAATTACGAATGAAGTTAAACAAGTACTTCATGACCGTATGACGGAAACAGTTTTTGCTCAAATTGAAGATGCAAAAGCTTTATTCTCAGAAACTGCGCCGAAGCCATTGAACTCAATTGATATCTTGGGTCAAGGTAAAGAAGCGTTAGTTAAAGCCAACAATGAGTTTGGCTTTGCTTTATCTGAGCAGGAAATTGATTACTTAACCGAAGCATTTACCAAGCTGGGCCGTAATCCAAATGACATCGAGTTAATGATGTTTGCTCAGGCGAACTCTGAACACTGTCGTCATAAAATCTTTGGTTCTGAATGGACAATTGATGGTGAAAAACAACCATTATCATTGTTCCAAATGATTAAGAATACCTATAAAGAATCTCCAACAGATGTATTGTCGGCGTATAAAGACAATGCCTCTGTGATCGTGGGTTATGACACGATGCGTTTTTATCCAAAAGCCGATGAAAATGGTCACTTTGTTTATAAATATAAGAGCCAAGCCGCTCATATTTTAATGAAGGTTGAAACGCATAACCACCCAACAGCAATTTCTCCATTTGCTGGTGCTGCAACTGGTTCAGGCGGTGAAATCCGTGATGAAGGTGCAACAGGTCGTGGTGGTAAACCAAAAGCAGGTTTAACAGGCTTTACGGTTTCTAACTTAAATATTCCGGGTTTCGAACAGCCTTGGGAAGATAACTACGGTAAACCTTCACGTATGGCATCGCCATTACAAATCATGATCGAAGGTCCTTTAGGTGGTGCAGCGTTTAATAACGAATTCGGTCGTCCTGCATTAAATGGTTATTTCCGTACTTTCGAACAAAATGTCAATGGTGAAGTGAAAGGCTTTCATAAGCCAATCATGATCGCGGGTGGTTACGGTAACATCCGTCCTGATCATGTTGAAAAAGATGCGATTCAACCGGGTGACTTACTCATTGTATTGGGTGGCCCTGCAATGTTGATCGGTCTTGGCGGTGGCGCAGCGTCTTCTGTAGACAGCGGTACCATGGGTGAGAGTTTAGACTTTGCTTCGGTGCAACGTGAAAACCCAGAAATGGAACGCCGTTGCCAAGAAGTCATCGATACCTGCTGGCGCTTAGAAGACTTTAACCCAATCGTGTCTGTACATGACGTGGGTGCGGGTGGTCTATCAAATGCGATGCCTGAACTAGTGAATGATCACGAGTTAGGTGCAGTATTGAACCTGCGTAAGATTCCATCTTTAGAGCCAGGCATGAGCCCGATGGAAATCTGGTCAAATGAAGCGCAAGAACGTTATGTGTTAGCGATTCGTCCAGAATCTTTAGAACAGTTTGAAGAAATTTGTGCACGTGAGCGTTGTCCGTTTGCAGTACTTGGTGAAGCGACTGAAGCACGTCATTTGACTGTTGAAGATCCATTATTTGAAAACAATGCAGTCGATATCCCAATGCAAGTCATGTTGGGTGGTACGCCACGTATGCAACGTTCATATGAAACGATTGAACGTAAAGGTAACGACTTTGATGCATCAAAAGTTGATTTGAAAGATGCGATTTTCCGCGTATTGAAAAATCCAACAGTTGCGTCTAAATCATTCCTGATCACAATTGGTGACCGCTCGATTACAGGTATGGTTGCACGTGATCAAATGGTTGGCCGTTGGCAGGTTCCTGTCGCAGATGCAGCAGTAACGACGACAAGCTTGCAAGGCTTCACGGGTGAAGCAATGGCGATGGGTGAACGTCCACCAGTTGCTTTGTTAAATCCAGCCGCATCAGCGCGTTTAGCCGTTGCGGAAGCGATTACCAATATTGCGTGTGCCAACATCGAAAAAATCAGCGATATCAAGCTTTCTGCAAACTGGATGGCAGCAGCAGGTCAAAAAGGTGAAGACCAAGCCTTGTTTGAAGGTGTGAAAGCGATTGGTATGGAAATGTGTCCTGCATTAGGTATCGCAATTCCAGTAGGCAAAGATTCACTTTCTATGCGTACTACTTGGAATGATGGTGAAGACAAGGCCGTGACTTCGCCAATGACAGGCGTGATCACTGCATTTGCACCTGTTTTAGATGTACGTAAAACATTAACACCTGAACTGAAGAACTTAGCAGACTCAGTACTTGTACGTATTGATTTATCTAAAGGTCAATTCCGTTTAGGTGGTTCGATCCTTGCGCAAGTATATAAAGCAATCGGTTCTGTTACCCCTGATGTTGATAGTTTTGATGACTTCAAAGCATTCTTTGCCTTGATTCAAGACTGGAACAATCGTGGCGTGATCAAAGCTTACCATGACATTGGTGATGGTGGTCTATTGGCGACTGTTGCTGAAATGATGTTCGCATCGCGTTTAGGTGTTGCTCTAGAAAATCAATCAACTGAAAGCTTATTTGCTGAAGAAATTGGTGCAGTACTTCAAATTACGGCTGCTGATTGGGCGCAGTTAGAAGTTGAAGTTGCAGCATCTAGCTTGAAAGATACAATTGCTGTTGTTGGTCGTGTGAATACAACTGATCAATTAGTTGTAAATGGTTTAACGCTTGAGCGTGCTGAATTACAACAAGCTTGGGCTGAAGTGTCACATCAGATCCAACGTTTACGTGACAACGTTGAAACAGCTGATCAAGAATTTGCCTTAATTGCAGATAAGAACCACAAAGGTTTAATTGCACAACCAACATATGACTTAAATGAGCCAGTTGAAGCGCCGTTTATCAATACACGTCGTCCAAATATGGCAATTTTGCGTGAGCAAGGTGTAAATGGTCATGTAGAAATGGCTGCTGCTTTTGACAAAGTTGGCTTCAATACTATCGACGTACACATGAGTGATTTACTTGCAGGTCGTGTGAGCTTAAGCGACTTTGAAGGTTTAGTGGCATGTGGCGGCTTCTCATACGGTGACGTGATGGGTGCTGGTGGTGGCTGGGCGAAATCAGTATTGTTCAATGCGAAACTACGTGATCAGTTCGAACAATTCTTCCATCGTGAAAATACATTCAGCTTAGGCGTATGTAACGGCTGTCAAATGATGTCACAACTTGCTCCGCTGATTCCGGGTGCAGAGCATTGGGGACGTTTCCACCGTAACATGTCAGAAGTATTTGAAGCGCGTGCAGTGAATGTTCGTGTAGAGAAATCTGTTTCTGTGTTGCTTGAAGATATGCAAGGTTCGATTTTACCAATCGCAGTTGCGCATGGTGAAGGTCGTTTAGTTGCGACAGAACAACAACTTGCCGCTTTAAATGCAGAGAACCAAGTCATCTTGCGTTATGTAGATAGCTTGGGTAATCCAACTCAGCACTATCCATTGAACCCGAATGGTTCACCTGAAGCGATTACAGGACAAACTTCTAAAGATGGTCGCGCAACAGTAATGATGCCACACCCAGAGCGTAACTTCCGTGCTTTACAACATTCTTGGAAGCCTGAAGATTGGGCTGAAGATGGTGCTTGGTTGCGTATGTTCCGCAATGCACGTAAGTTCATTGGTTAA
- a CDS encoding IS982 family transposase gives MPIDTQLTTLFCLIDDFCSDISEQVEQYMLTCGKLKRVRQSQICASEVITLLLWFHLTGSRNFKAFYLYWAKPFLSGYFLNRPSYSRFIELKAKYVMYFVALVESLKVSSAGIAFVDSTKLAVCHNKRIYQHRVFADSATRGKTSVDWFYGFKIHLICDHIGRLISYCITTGNVDDRKVLPDLIEHSQLTGKLFGDRGYVGKNWRSRLAEVGVQLITRVKRNMKPQSLDAFDSAVLRKRGIIEAPFHLMKSQFDLEHTRHRSKIGLLTTIFAALTLYALVLVNGYKSGIQQILKPIELKFT, from the coding sequence ATGCCTATCGACACACAGCTTACAACACTTTTCTGCCTAATTGATGATTTCTGCTCTGATATTTCAGAGCAGGTTGAGCAATACATGCTCACTTGTGGCAAGCTTAAACGTGTGCGTCAAAGTCAAATTTGTGCATCTGAAGTGATTACATTGCTGCTATGGTTTCATTTAACAGGAAGCCGAAACTTTAAGGCTTTTTATCTTTATTGGGCAAAACCATTTCTTTCTGGTTATTTTTTAAACCGGCCGAGCTATAGTCGATTTATTGAATTAAAAGCAAAATATGTGATGTACTTCGTTGCTCTTGTTGAAAGTTTAAAAGTTTCATCAGCAGGGATTGCTTTTGTGGATTCCACTAAACTTGCTGTATGCCACAACAAACGGATTTATCAACATCGTGTATTTGCCGATAGTGCAACTCGGGGGAAAACTTCAGTCGACTGGTTTTATGGTTTTAAGATTCATTTGATTTGTGATCATATCGGACGCTTAATTTCTTATTGTATTACAACGGGTAATGTAGATGACCGTAAAGTATTGCCCGATCTAATTGAACATTCACAACTCACAGGTAAATTGTTTGGTGATCGTGGCTATGTGGGTAAGAATTGGAGATCTCGTCTTGCGGAAGTCGGTGTTCAACTCATCACACGAGTAAAAAGAAATATGAAACCACAATCCCTGGATGCTTTTGATAGTGCAGTATTAAGAAAACGAGGAATTATTGAAGCTCCATTTCATCTGATGAAAAGCCAATTTGATCTTGAACATACTCGCCACAGATCAAAAATAGGGCTACTGACCACAATATTTGCTGCTTTAACATTATATGCTTTGGTGCTTGTAAATGGATATAAGTCTGGGATTCAGCAGATTTTAAAACCGATTGAATTAAAATTTACTTAA
- the ruvB gene encoding Holliday junction branch migration DNA helicase RuvB — MQDRLISGSEKPEDHFDRAIRPTSLEDYIGQPVVREQMEIFIGAARGRGEALDHTLIFGPPGLGKTTLANIIAREMGGNLKSTSGPVLERAGDLAAMLTNLEEGDVLFIDEIHRLSPVIEEILYPAMEDYQLDIMIGEGPAARSIKLDLPPFTLVAATTRAGLLTSPLRDRFGIVQRLEFYSVEDLTHIVTRSANLMDVPITKEGSTEIARRARGTPRIANRLLRRVRDYAQVKGTGEITQDMAQRALDMLNVDKDGLDTLDRRYLSMLLERFEGRPTGVEALAAAMAEDSGTLEDVIEPYLIQQGYVMRTARGRIATNMAYLQFGMTPPE, encoded by the coding sequence ATGCAAGACCGTTTAATCAGTGGTTCTGAAAAACCAGAAGATCATTTTGATCGTGCGATTCGCCCAACCTCTCTTGAAGACTATATTGGTCAGCCAGTGGTACGTGAGCAAATGGAAATCTTTATTGGTGCTGCACGAGGTCGTGGTGAAGCACTCGACCATACCTTGATTTTTGGTCCACCGGGTTTAGGTAAAACCACATTGGCGAATATTATCGCACGCGAAATGGGCGGTAATTTAAAATCCACCTCTGGTCCTGTGCTGGAACGTGCAGGCGATCTGGCGGCCATGCTCACTAATCTTGAAGAAGGCGATGTTCTTTTTATTGATGAAATCCACCGCCTTTCTCCTGTGATCGAAGAAATTCTATATCCAGCGATGGAAGACTATCAACTAGATATCATGATTGGTGAAGGTCCTGCTGCCCGCTCAATTAAATTAGATCTGCCACCATTTACATTAGTCGCAGCAACAACGCGTGCGGGGCTACTCACCTCGCCTTTACGTGACCGTTTTGGGATCGTGCAACGGCTGGAGTTCTATTCAGTTGAGGACTTAACCCATATTGTCACTCGTTCGGCAAATCTCATGGATGTTCCGATTACCAAAGAAGGCTCAACAGAAATTGCGCGACGTGCGCGTGGTACGCCACGTATTGCCAATCGTTTATTACGCAGAGTCCGTGACTATGCGCAAGTAAAAGGCACAGGTGAAATCACCCAAGATATGGCGCAACGTGCATTGGACATGCTCAATGTCGATAAAGATGGTTTAGATACTTTAGATCGTCGTTATCTCAGTATGTTACTTGAACGTTTTGAAGGACGTCCCACAGGTGTTGAAGCTCTAGCTGCGGCAATGGCTGAAGACAGCGGAACGCTTGAAGATGTAATTGAACCCTATTTAATCCAACAAGGTTATGTCATGCGAACAGCACGCGGTCGTATTGCAACCAATATGGCGTATTTACAATTTGGTATGACGCCACCTGAATAA
- a CDS encoding nitroreductase family protein has product MSEQNQTDKKRYYEPATQDIDVANFRKVIESRRSVRKFTDKPIPSEILDECLDLALLAPNSSNLQPWTFYVVQNPTKKKQLVKACLGQLAAKTASELIVCVARTDRVDEMAKRNISEFPFPEAPAMVQKYYRFIPYNYKTGYFNALGNFKKVAFKVARTLDKQLPVTAFNPADAKLWATKTTALACENLVLALRAYGFESCMMEGFDEPLVRKILKLNDQQHPVMVIGAGERATDGVFFPQYRFDRDLFIQKV; this is encoded by the coding sequence ATGTCTGAACAAAATCAAACCGACAAAAAACGTTACTACGAACCTGCCACTCAAGATATTGATGTTGCCAATTTCCGTAAAGTCATTGAAAGCCGTCGTTCAGTACGTAAGTTCACGGATAAACCGATTCCAAGTGAGATTTTAGATGAATGTTTAGATTTGGCACTGCTTGCACCCAACTCATCAAACTTACAGCCTTGGACATTCTATGTGGTGCAAAATCCAACCAAGAAAAAGCAACTGGTTAAAGCATGCTTAGGACAGCTTGCTGCTAAAACTGCATCAGAATTGATCGTATGCGTGGCGCGTACAGATCGTGTTGATGAAATGGCAAAACGAAATATTAGCGAATTTCCATTTCCTGAAGCCCCTGCAATGGTACAAAAATATTACCGTTTTATCCCCTACAACTATAAAACAGGTTATTTCAATGCATTAGGTAACTTCAAAAAAGTTGCATTTAAAGTAGCCCGTACACTTGATAAACAACTTCCTGTGACTGCCTTTAACCCTGCCGATGCTAAATTATGGGCAACTAAAACCACTGCTTTAGCATGTGAAAATTTGGTATTGGCTTTACGTGCCTATGGTTTTGAAAGTTGTATGATGGAAGGCTTTGATGAGCCTTTAGTTCGTAAAATTTTAAAATTAAATGATCAACAGCATCCTGTCATGGTAATTGGGGCTGGTGAACGGGCTACAGATGGTGTGTTCTTCCCGCAATATCGTTTTGACCGTGATTTATTTATTCAAAAAGTATAA
- the ruvA gene encoding Holliday junction branch migration protein RuvA encodes MIGCLIGEVFALEAPTVLLNVNGVGYEIDTPLSTFCQLQKGQKVTLWTHLVVREDAQQLYGFSEAQEKIIFRTLLKVNGVGPKMALGILSTLSVELLIHTIEHDDINTLIKVPGVGKKTAERLMIELRDRFKAFSTTTVSNNTASAQIQFTGNSAVAEAEAALQSLGYKPLEAQKLIQAVKADFTEASDIIRAALKSLNK; translated from the coding sequence ATGATCGGATGTTTAATTGGCGAAGTGTTTGCCTTAGAAGCCCCTACTGTATTACTTAATGTAAATGGGGTTGGTTATGAAATCGATACACCGCTTTCAACATTTTGCCAATTACAAAAAGGACAAAAAGTAACGTTATGGACACATTTAGTCGTTCGTGAAGATGCTCAACAATTATATGGCTTCAGTGAAGCACAAGAAAAAATTATTTTCCGCACCCTACTCAAAGTAAACGGTGTAGGACCCAAAATGGCATTAGGGATTTTATCTACGTTAAGTGTTGAATTATTAATTCACACCATTGAACACGATGATATCAATACACTGATTAAAGTGCCTGGGGTTGGTAAAAAAACAGCTGAACGTTTAATGATTGAACTACGTGATCGTTTTAAAGCATTTTCAACCACTACCGTTTCAAATAATACAGCATCCGCTCAAATACAGTTCACTGGAAATTCTGCTGTTGCCGAAGCTGAAGCCGCTTTACAATCACTGGGCTACAAACCACTTGAAGCACAAAAACTGATTCAAGCCGTTAAAGCAGATTTTACCGAAGCCAGTGATATTATCCGAGCTGCACTTAAGTCATTGAATAAATAA
- a CDS encoding deoxyguanosinetriphosphate triphosphohydrolase, which translates to MEQMRWLELLSAIRLGSKKSSTELARSPFHKDYDRIIFSQSFRQLNRKTQVHPLTQHDGIHTRLTHSLEVSCIGRSLGMLAAEKIKDELPMWISPADVGAIIQAACLAHDIGNPPFGHAGEYAIREWFDDASHRDFLTKLTPEEEADVRQFEGNAQGLRLLSRIDYHPDDGGMRLTCATLGAYLKYPWLSKTIDQQGDTPSHQRAKFGCYQSEKEILKQLAEQLGLIRLGEYHYCRHPLTYLLEAADDICYALIDLEDGIILNMLSYEEVEPIFLNLTADFGLPEELHLPHTTWQQKIAALRGRVMKRLVDEVTTAFAKHHYEIITGQLKGSLLQYCSPDIEAGIQTAKNLARDRIFEHPQKSGLEIIAHQSLQTILDAFVPLTMPHKTLSFKEQRLMSILQHSGANFQNNHYNNIMQVLDIISKFSDHQAYSLAQELQGNKVGFF; encoded by the coding sequence ATGGAACAAATGCGTTGGTTGGAATTGCTCTCTGCAATTCGCTTAGGTAGTAAAAAAAGTAGCACCGAATTGGCTAGAAGCCCGTTTCATAAAGATTACGATAGAATTATATTTTCCCAAAGTTTTCGACAACTGAATAGAAAAACTCAAGTTCACCCATTGACTCAGCACGATGGTATTCATACAAGATTGACTCATTCACTCGAAGTATCTTGTATTGGTCGCTCGCTTGGTATGCTCGCCGCAGAAAAGATCAAAGATGAATTGCCCATGTGGATTTCACCTGCTGATGTCGGTGCGATCATTCAAGCGGCATGTTTAGCTCACGATATTGGCAATCCCCCTTTTGGTCATGCAGGTGAATATGCGATACGTGAATGGTTTGATGATGCCTCACATCGTGACTTTCTGACCAAACTCACTCCCGAAGAAGAAGCAGACGTTCGTCAATTTGAAGGTAATGCGCAAGGTCTTCGTTTACTAAGTCGTATTGACTACCACCCTGATGATGGTGGTATGCGTCTGACCTGTGCAACATTGGGTGCATATTTAAAATACCCCTGGTTATCAAAAACCATCGACCAACAAGGCGATACCCCATCACATCAAAGAGCAAAATTTGGTTGCTATCAATCAGAAAAAGAAATTTTAAAACAGCTTGCTGAACAGCTTGGCTTAATTAGACTGGGTGAATATCACTATTGTCGTCACCCTCTAACTTATTTGTTAGAAGCTGCTGATGATATTTGTTATGCACTGATTGATTTGGAAGACGGCATCATTCTTAATATGTTGAGTTATGAGGAAGTTGAACCTATTTTCCTCAACTTGACTGCTGATTTTGGTCTTCCTGAAGAGCTGCATTTACCGCATACCACTTGGCAACAAAAAATTGCAGCCTTGCGTGGTCGTGTAATGAAACGATTAGTCGATGAAGTCACGACGGCTTTTGCAAAACACCACTATGAAATCATCACAGGTCAACTCAAAGGTAGCCTTTTACAATATTGCTCACCTGATATTGAAGCAGGGATTCAAACTGCGAAAAATCTTGCACGTGATCGTATTTTTGAACATCCTCAAAAATCCGGTTTAGAAATTATTGCGCATCAAAGCTTACAGACTATTTTAGATGCTTTTGTGCCTTTGACCATGCCGCATAAAACATTAAGCTTTAAAGAACAACGTTTGATGTCGATTTTGCAACATTCAGGCGCAAATTTTCAAAACAACCATTACAATAATATTATGCAAGTCTTAGATATTATTAGTAAGTTCTCAGACCATCAGGCTTATAGCTTGGCGCAAGAGCTACAAGGGAATAAAGTTGGCTTCTTTTAA
- a CDS encoding NGG1p interacting factor NIF3, with protein sequence MLKLIYYVPESHLESTKQAIFEAGAGGIGNYEHCAWQVKGIGQFKPVKGANPFLGQLDELEQLEEWRVETIVPEDKASVVAKVLKASHPYEEPAFEFIQILDIE encoded by the coding sequence ATGCTAAAACTTATTTATTATGTACCTGAATCACACCTTGAATCCACCAAACAGGCTATCTTTGAAGCTGGTGCAGGCGGTATTGGCAATTATGAGCATTGTGCTTGGCAAGTGAAAGGAATAGGGCAGTTTAAGCCTGTTAAAGGTGCAAATCCGTTTTTAGGGCAATTAGACGAACTTGAGCAGCTTGAAGAGTGGCGTGTAGAAACTATTGTGCCTGAAGATAAAGCCAGTGTTGTGGCAAAGGTATTAAAGGCAAGCCATCCTTATGAAGAGCCTGCCTTTGAGTTTATTCAAATATTAGATATTGAATAA
- a CDS encoding enoyl-CoA hydratase-related protein, whose amino-acid sequence MTLSCIQQPHQHLQANLEDGVLTLAINRSEAKNALYGELYLWIAKALDEADTNKDVRVVIFRGAEQDFTAGNDMKDFMGFMQKPYEGKAGDQPPFVLLKAAARFSKPLIIAVKGVAIGIGVTILLHADIVFADNTALFQIPFVSLGLSPEGAASRLLVKQAGYQKAAELLFTAKKFDAATAVKANLVNDVVEDVYATTQQTAQHLAALPLASLKQSKALMKKDLAEIIACVDEEAEIFMQRVRSPEMMEAVQAFMQKRKPDFSQFN is encoded by the coding sequence ATGACACTTAGCTGTATTCAACAACCTCATCAACATTTGCAAGCAAATTTAGAAGATGGCGTACTCACCTTAGCCATTAACCGTTCAGAAGCCAAAAATGCACTTTACGGTGAACTTTATCTTTGGATTGCAAAAGCATTAGATGAAGCTGATACAAATAAAGATGTACGTGTTGTTATTTTCCGTGGTGCAGAACAAGATTTTACTGCGGGTAATGATATGAAAGACTTCATGGGCTTTATGCAAAAGCCATATGAAGGCAAAGCGGGTGATCAACCTCCATTTGTATTATTAAAAGCTGCGGCTCGTTTTTCTAAGCCACTTATTATCGCAGTGAAAGGTGTTGCAATTGGTATTGGTGTAACGATCTTATTACATGCTGACATCGTATTTGCAGACAATACTGCCCTATTCCAAATTCCATTCGTAAGCCTAGGCCTTTCTCCTGAAGGTGCTGCGAGCCGTTTATTGGTCAAACAAGCAGGCTATCAGAAAGCGGCTGAATTATTATTCACAGCGAAGAAATTTGATGCTGCAACAGCAGTAAAAGCAAATCTCGTGAATGATGTCGTTGAAGATGTGTATGCAACCACACAACAAACAGCTCAACATTTAGCAGCATTACCTTTAGCGTCTCTAAAACAAAGTAAAGCGCTAATGAAAAAAGACTTAGCTGAAATTATTGCTTGCGTCGATGAAGAAGCTGAAATCTTTATGCAGCGTGTACGCTCACCTGAAATGATGGAAGCTGTACAAGCATTTATGCAAAAACGTAAGCCTGACTTCTCACAGTTCAATTAA